The proteins below come from a single Drosophila suzukii chromosome X, CBGP_Dsuzu_IsoJpt1.0, whole genome shotgun sequence genomic window:
- the LOC136117272 gene encoding nucleolin-like: MASMPDLENDALFNTNEENDASMNAVIQITVATGSEELGTADPETAATAGKDDKPEIKAEPPSNTHVMGLGKDSEDGESPKKPDSDQQVSDEEKENQSKENSLPKRHALDMMQDTVAPQAKRAKLVDEDGKDPENEVSADHANDVNRSQT, translated from the coding sequence ATGGCCTCTATGCCCGACCTTGAGAACGACGCGCTCTTCAACACGAATGAGGAAAACGACGCATCAATGAACGCGGTGATTCAAATCACCGTGGCCACCGGATCCGAGGAGCTCGGGACTGCAGATCCCGAGACAGCGGCTACCGCCGGCAAGGATGACAAGCCGGAGATCAAGGCGGAACCGCCTTCCAACACCCATGTGATGGGCCTGGGGAAGGACTCGGAGGACGGGGAGTCCCCCAAGAAACCCGACTCAGATCAGCAGGTCAGTGACGAGGAGAAAGAAAACCAGTCTAAGGAAAATTCCTTGCCAAAGCGCCATGCTCTGGATATGATGCAGGATACGGTCGCTCCACAGGCTAAGCGAGCAAAGCTAGTGGATGAAGACGGCAAGGACCCCGAAAACGAGGTTTCTGCTGACCATGCCAATGATGTGAATCGCTCTCAAACTTAA